The region AAAAAACAATCAGCTTACCCAGGCCCCAGGTGCCGGCCAAAGAACAGGCTTCGTGTGAGATGCCCTCCATTAAACAACCATCACCCGCAAACACATAGGTGTGAAAATCGACCAACGCTAAACCGTCACGGTTCATGCGAGCGGCCATGATTTTTTCCGCCAAGGCCATACCCACTGCGTTGGCAAGCCCCTGGCCCAGGGGGCCTGTTGTCGTTTCAACACCGGGGGTATCCGCATATTCAGGGTGACCCGGCGTTTTAGAGTGCAATTGGCGAAAAGCCTTTAGATCGTCAATGGAAAGATCATAGCCTGTTAAGTGCAACAAGGCGTAGTGCAACATAGAACCGTGGCCGTTGGAAAGAATAAAGCGATCACGATTCGGCCAATCGGGGTTGGCAGGGTTATGCTTTAAATAGTCTCGCCACAATACCTCAGCAATATCAGCCATGCCCATCGGCATACCTGGGTGACCGGAGTTGGCCCGCCTAACCGCATCATTAGCCAAACAACGAATCGCATTGGCAAGCTCACGACGAGAAATCATGGGTAAAATCCACAGTGTTTTTGATGCAGCGACTATAACAAACTCTAGGCTTTATGAACAAGGCTTTGTTTGGACCCCAACCTTTGTGAGTGAACCCACTGAACCCACTGAATCCAGTATTGCGCTAACAGAGCCGTTTAGCTAGAATTGTGCCCCCATTGCACTGAGAATCGCGTCATGCCAAACAAGTTTTTATTCACATCAGAATCGGTTTCAGAAGGACATCCAGACAAAATCGCGGATCAAATTTCTGACGCCGTATTAGACGCTATCCTGTCGCAAGACCCTGCCGCACGTGTGGCTTGCGAAACGGTCGTAAAAACCGGCATGGCCTTAATCGGCGGCGAGATCACAACAAACGCCTGGGTAGACTTGGAAGCTCTCGCACGAAAAGTCATCCGAGATATTGGCTACACCAGTTCTGATGTCGGTTTTGATGCCGACTCCTGTGCTGTATTGAACGCCATTGGCAAACAATCTCACGATATTGCCATGGGCGTGGATCGTGATGATGATACACTGGGCGCGGGCGACCAAGGCCTAATGTTTGGTTATGCCAGCAACGAAACCGATGTGTTCATGCCAGCTCCGATCACCTATGCTCACCGCTTGATGGCTCGTCAAGCACAATGCCGAAAAGAAGGCTTGCTGCCCTGGCTTCGCCCCGATGCAAAAGCTCAGCTGACATTTAAATACGAAAACCACAAGCCGGTATCGATTGATACCGTGGTGCTATCGACTCAGCATGACGAAACCATTTCACAGAAAGATTTAATCGAGGCTGTACAAGAGCTCATCATTAAGCCGGTGTTGCCCAATGAGTGGCTCAATGAAAAAACGAAATATTTCATCAACCCGACGGGTCGATTTGTCATCGGTGGTCCTTTAGGTGATTGTGGCTTAACGGGACGCAAAATCATTGTCGACACGTATGGCGGTATGGCGCGCCACGGTGGCGGTGCCTTTTCAGGCAAAGACGCCTCGAAAGTTGACCGCTCAGCGGCTTACATGGCGCGATACATTGCTAAACAGATTGTCGCTGCAAAGCTCGCAGAGCGCTGCGAAATCCAGCTGGCTTACGCGATTGGCATAGCAGAGCCGGTATCGATTCATGTGGAAACCTTTGGCACGTCGAAGGTGGATTACGACAAATTGATTCGCGCCATCAGAGACACCTTCAAGCTCACACCCAGGGGCATTATTGAAACACTCGACTTGTTAAAGCCACGCTTTCAGACCACGGCAAGTTATGGCCACTTTGGCCGCACAGAAGCCTCGTTCACCTGGGAGTACTGCGATAAAGTCGATGCACTAAAAGCAGCGCTATGAGACAAACCAGATTATACGCACACGATCTGACACCAGAAAATCAACGTCTTGTATTACAAGATAAATCACACCACTACTTAAGCCGAGTATTAAGACTCACAGCCAACACTGAAGTTTGCTTATTTAACGGTAAAGGCTTTGAAGTACTTGCCAAAATTAGTGACATCAAAAAAAACGAAACACTCTGTGAGATTCTGGAATGCATTGATCGCAGCAATGAATCCCCTCTAAACATTCACTTGTTCCAAGCATTGGTTCGCAATGAAAAAATGGACTGGATTATCCAAAAGGCCACAGAGCTTGGCGTTAAAAGCATCACACCCATTGTGAGTGAATTTTGCCAAGTTAAGTTGCCAAAAGACCGACAAGAAAAACGAATCGCGCACTGGCAAGAGGTAATCATCAGCGCCTGCGAACAAAGCGAGCGCAGCCAGCTACCCACACTGAATGGGCCCGTGAGTTTTTCTGAGCTGCCCTTTAAAAACATTAAAACGGCGGTGATGCTCCATCCCCGCCAAAACAACCGCTTTGAACTAGAAAAAGAAACCCAGAATGATATTGCGATTTTCATCGGGCCAGAGGGCGGCTTTAGCGAAACCGAAATACACATGGCGGAAACGTTCGGTGTTCAATTTTGGTGCTTGGGTCCTCGTATTCTTCGCACAGAAACAGCAGGCCTTGCGGCTATCAGCGTCCTTCAATCACAGCTTGGTGATTTTTAATGGATGATACTTTGCAGGGCTTGCTAAGTAAAAACGATCTTGAGGGTGCGCTGAACCATCTAAACAAAGCCCTCAAATCACATCCTCATAACGCACAAATACTCAACCAAAAAAGCCTTATAGAAACGCGACTAGGTCTTGATGAAGCGGCCCAAAAAAGTCTAGAACAAGCGATCAAAGCCGACCCCAATTATGCCGCAAGCTATAACCACTTAGGGCTTTGCTTTTTTCGACAGGGTCAATTTACACAAGCAGAAAATCAGTTTGAGCAGGCCCTTAAAAAACAAAGCGACTACACCGATGCTTTGTATAATTTATCCCTATGTTACCGCAAACAACAAAAATTGGATGCTTGCGCAGGCGCACTGACCGCCATATTAGAGGTTAATCCTGAGCACTTACCCGCTCACTTTTTATTTGCAAAACTGCTGCTAGAAAAGAAAGCGTGGGCGCTTGCCACCCAACGGCTTGCGATGATTTCTGATATCACACGCCATGACGAGAGCGTGCTAAGCGACATCATTGCGCTCTTATTATCCTACGATCGATTTTTGGAAGCTGAACGTTTTTGTGAAATTGCTCTTGAACGCATGCCTGAAAATACACACCTTCATTATAACTTAGGTGTAATTGCCTCAAAAAAGGGGCAGCCATCCAAAGCTATCCAGCATTATCTAGCCGCCATACACCATAAACCTGATTACTTTGAGGCCTTAAATAATTTAGGCGTGCTTTACATTGAAACACAACAAGTTGAAACGGCTAAATTCTATTTGGATAAAGCCCTGAGCCTTCGCCCTGATAATAAGGCGCTACAACACACACTGGCCGCCTTAGGTGGTGACAACACCGCAAGCGAGGCTTCGGCTGAATACATCAGCCAACTGTTTGACCATTACGCAGAGCACTTTGAAGAACACCTTGTGCACTCACTGGATTACTCGGCACCCAAAGTATTATCCGAGCTACTTTACAGCCACATAGAATCCAGACCCTCTGACTGGCTCATCGCCGACTTAGGCTGTGGCACCGGTTTAATGGGTGAAACCCTAAACGGCTGTGCGCGTTATCTGCATGGTGTCGACCTGTCTGAAAAAATGCTCCAGCAAGCCGAAAAAAAAGGCTGTTACGATGAACTCTCTCATTCACACTACGTCGACTTTTTGCATAAATACCCCGAGCACTTTGATTTAATTGTGGCTGCTGATGTCTTTGTGTACCAAGGCGACCTCACCCCCGCTTTTCGCGCCAGCATTAAAACCCTAAAACCCGGAGGATATTTTCTTTTTTCACTTGAAGAGTGCCAAGGTGAGTCTTTTTATTTGAGTAAAAGCGGCCGCTTTCATCATTCAAAGACCTACATTGAGCAGCTTACTAACCAGTTTGGTTTCGAGCTTGTCGCCAACAAACTGGCTCAAACACGAAAACAACATGAGCAGACAGTGGTTGGCCACTTGTTTCTTTTACAAAAACCCATCGCTTGACTTTTGACCCTGCCTCACCAAAAATGAGTCACTGTCGATTTAAAGGTGGGAACCATGCACAAAGCAATAAAGCTAACCGCATTGATCGGATTTTCGGGGCTCTTAGGTGCTTGTGCTCAGGCACACAAAGCAAGCAATATGCCGGTCAAAAAAACAGTGCCTTTAAACCAAGTGAATGAGATTGTTGTCACTGACGTCACTCAAGTTACCGTTCAAAAAACGAAAAGCCACCCCCAAATTAGCTTTATCACCAGGCCTGAACAAGCACCAGATATGCGCTTGTCCTCTGACCACCACCGTCTAACTATCGAGGGCAACTCTGCCTCTACGCACATCACTATTCAAGCCTCTGGCTTAACCCTTTTATCTGTCAATGATGTGAATCATTTGAGCGTTGGCCAAGGTCTTCGCATTAAATCCATGGCGCTCAACGATGTCGCACAGACGCGCATTCGTGGCACAGTGTATTTAGATAGACTGAGCCTATATAATCAAAGCCACCTTAACGCTTACGCAATCTGGCTGAAACAGCTTTCTTTATACGATCAAAGTACGGCGAACATCAACACCTTAAGCGCTAAAGAGTTCAACCTTGACATGCACGGTCAAACTCAAGCTGTTATCTCGGGTCATGCTAATGTTATGCAAGCTACGCTTTTAAACAACAGTAAACTAGCCGCCAAACGCTTTTACACGCAACGTGCTTTTGTCAAAGCGTTTGGGCATAGTTTCGCTCGCGTATCTGTGAGGAAAACGCTGTTTAGCTTTAATGAACCAACCAGCGTGATTGAATATTACGGCACACCAAAAGTGTATCGCCGAGCCCTTAACGGCAGCGCGACACTTCCCATGTCAAAAGAGGCGAGCTTTTAAAACTTGCCTCGCTGCTGGCAACAATTAGGCTTAATGAAAACTTCCACTCGACGATTATTCGCCATGCCGGTGAAATAGCGGTTACTGGAGACGGGGCGTTTCGTACCCATCCCTTTATAGCTCAAGGTTTGCGTTTGATTGGGCACACCGTATGCCCACAAATAACCTGCGACTTCTCGCGCCTGCGCCTGAGTGAGTGCCTTGGCATTTTTGGGCGGTAAAACGGTATCGGTGTACGCATGCACACTGATGTTGGCCTTAGGGTAAGACTGTATATATTTCCACAAAAAGTACTGTGTATAACGACCAATCGATGTCACCTCATCGCTGCCTGTCTCAAAAAGCTCATCGCTCGGTATGACAATCAAGGTGCCCTTGGCAGTTTTGACCATGTTCACCTGCTGCTTAGCTAGCTTCATTTGCAGCTTCGCCCGATGAATAACACAATCATTAGTGCGACCCTGTTCACAGGGATTTGAACTACAAGCAGACAGAACACTAGCCGCAGCCATCAATAACAGAAAACGCTTAAACACGGAATCACTCCTTATGTGTTCCTTAGAGTAGACTTTTTTGAGTTAAAAAAAAAGCGCTGCTTCTTATTTTTATTCAGCGCTTTAGAGTTTAGGCTCTGCTGACAGCAAGGGGGGGCCATCAGCAGAAGGGTTCGGATAGCTCGAAGGGTGGCGAGTATCCGGTATGTCGCATTTATTATTTTTATTATCCTGCGACAGCGTTAAGTTTACACCAGCTCCCCTGTTTTGATAGGTGTAAATTAACTTGTAAATATTGTAAGTTAATTTTTTGGGCAAAATTTAGTTGTTGGCGATCCTTGATAAAAGAGCCCCTGAATAATCAGGGGCTTGAAAGTTTAGATCGCATTATTATTACGCTTGAAGGGCTATAATTTTGCTTATAGCTGATTTGTTTTATGATTATTTTCAGCAAGCAGATCCTAATCCAAGCTTGAAATAAATTGTAGCCTTAATTTTAGATGCAAATTGCTGGGGTAAACTTTATCTCATCGCCATATTGCGTGAGAAAAGCCCTCACCGCCTCACCTCGGTGGCTAAACCCGGCTTTTTCCTGAGGTGAAAGCTCAGCCGACGTTTTTTTAAGGGCTGGCAGATAAAAAACCGGGTCATAACCAAAGCCATGATGACCCAGCGCTTGTGCTGCAATTTCGCCTCGCCAAACACCCTGAGCGAGCAGTGGCATAGGATCATTCTCGTCGCGCACAAAAGCCAACACGCAAACAAAACAGGCGCTTCGTTGCGGCTCGCCCTCTAAAGCCGACAATAGCTTTTCCCGATTTTCTTTATCACTTGAGCCAGGACCTGCATAGCGTGCCGAATAAATGCCGGGACCGCCCCCCAAAACATCGACACACAAGCCTGAATCATCCGCCAAAGCGGGCAAGCCGCTGCACTTGGCAGCGTACCGGGCTTTTAATATCGCATTTTCCACAAAGCTCAAACCCGTCTCTTCAACAGCCTCTTGTGTATAATCCGATAACAAACGAAGCTTTACGGGTAAAGTAGAGAGAAGCTCTGAAAACTCTTTCAACTTCCCATTATTGAAACTTGCTAAAACCCAAGCGTTGCACACCATCGCATACCCCGATTAAAATAGCACCGTAAAAAGTGCGACCTCAATGAGCTTAATTAAAATAATCGCGACCACGGGAGAAAAATCCAAGCCAGCAATCGAAGGGAGTATTCGTCGAATCGGACGAAGAATCGGGCGAACAATAGCATTTAACGCTTCAATAACGGGGTGAACGCCGCCTTGAGAAACCCAGCTTGCAATCGCAGTAATCAACAATATATAAAAATAAAAATCCATAATCTGCGAGACAAAACCAAAGAGCGCGATCAAAAGAAGATGTATCGGACTTCCTTGTGCCAAAATAAACGACTTAATCAAAACCAACACAAACACATACATCAATGCGGCCCAATCCAAGCCTTTTTTATAAGGCAGCACTTTATGAAATAATTTGATAGGAAATTGTGTTAATTTAATAACAAACTGAGAAAGCGGATTATGGTAATCAGCCCGCACCCATTGAAGTGCTATTCGCAATAACACAACAGCAATATAAAGATTAAACACAACCATAAAAATATTAAGGATTTCGAACATATGCTTTACTCCTGCATGTGGTTATCGTTTTGAAAGCTCAGCGCTCAGTTCACAAGCCCTATCACAAGCCGCTCGCATGGCTTTTTCAACCATGCCGAGCAAGCCATCTTCAGAAAATGATTGAATAGCGCGCTCAGTTGTACCCTTAGGCGAAGTGACTCGCTGGCGTAGTATCTCGGGCGGGTCGCCTGATTCCAAAGCCAATTTGGCGGCGCCAAATACCGTCTGAACAGTTAAGGCCTGCGCGGCCTTTTTATCAAGCCCAAGCTTCTCGGCCGCCTCTTGCATCGCTTGCATTAGGAAAAATACATAAGCCGGGCCGCTACCCGATAAGGCGGCAATCACATCGATTTTCGACTCATCATCGACCCATATTGTCATACCAACGGCGCGCATCAAGCTTTCTGCGAGTGTTTTTTCACGCGGAGAAACCTGTGAAGAGGCAAACAAACCGGTCGCACCTGCACGCAATAATGATGGGGTATTCGGCATGGCGCGAACAACCCCCACCTTACCACCCAGCCATTCGTTCAAGGTCTCTGTGGTCAAACCGACCGCCAACGAAATAACCAGGGGCTTTCGCTTTTCAACCATCGGGCGAATCTCTTCGCACAAAGCTCGCATGCCTTGAGGCTTTACACATAAAACCAGAACATCAACCTCAGAAACCAAGGCTTCATTTGAGGTGGCTGCATTGATAGAAAAACGCAAAGCAAAATTATCGCGCTTTTGCTCGCCGCGATTACTCACCCAGATCGCGCTTGGAGGATAACCGTCATCAATAAGACCGCCGACAATGCTATTTGCCATGTTACCCGCGCCAATGAAGCCTATTTTTTTCGTCATAATACAAAAAACTACACAGTGACGTTAACAAGGTCTGGTTGGGCAGATAAAACCGCATCAGACACATTAAATTTCTTAAAGTTTTCTTGAAACTTTTCAATCAAGCCAGCCGCGTTTTCTTCATACGCGCTGATGTTTCCATAATTTTTTCGCGGATCTAACAAGTTTGAATCAAGCGCTGGCAAGCTTTTTGGAATGGCCAAGTTAAATCCAGGCAAATGGTCGAACTCTGCCTTTTCAATGTCACCAGATAAAATGGCATCGACCACTGCGCGCGTTACCGGAATATCAAAACGTTCACCGCCTTGGCCATAGGCGCCGCCGACCCAGCCGGTATTAACCAAGTACACAGGGCAAGCTGCGTGCTGAACACGCTTGATCAACAGATCAGCATAGACCTGTGCCGGCCGCGGGAAAAACGGCTCACCAAAACAGGTGCTAAACGTCGGCTTGATTGGCTCAGACTGCCCAACCTCAGTACTTCCAACCAATGCCGTGTAGCCGCTTAAAAAATAATAGGCTGCTTGTTCGTGAGTTAAACGCGAGACCGCGGGCAAAACACCGTATAAATCACAGCACAAAAAGACAACCGCTTTAGGAATTCGCCCCTTATTTTCACCCACACGCTTTTCAATGTGTGTTCGAGGATAGGCGGCTCGCGTATTTTGCGTGAGGCTAGCATCATCAAAGACTGGATCATTTTGCTCATTAAGCACGACATTTTCCATGACAGCACCATGTTTAAGGGCCGCCCAAATCACAGGCTCTTTTTCAGCGGAAAGATTAATGCATTTCGCATAACAACCGCCCTCAAAATTAAACACACCCTTTTCACTCCAACCATGCTCATCATCGCCAATTAAATAGCGATTGGGGTCAGAAGACAGCGTCGTTTTACCCGTCCCCGATAAACCAAAAAACAAAGCCACATCACCGTCAGGGCCCATGTTTGCCGCACAGTGCATCGGCAAAACATCATGCTCGGTCAGTAAAAAGTTAAGCACTGAAAACATCGCTTTTTTCATTTCGCCCGCATAATGTGTGCCACAAACTAAAATACGGCGCGTTGAAAACTCAATCATCACCGCAGCATCAGAATTGACACCATCAACTGCAGGCTGTGTTTTCAAGTTTGCTGCATTGATTAGCGTCCAGCTTTCTTTAGCTTCGCTTTTTTCACGGATAAAAAGATTGTTAACAAACAGCGTGTGCCAGGCAAGCTCTGTTATCACAGTAACAGGTAAATGATGCTCTTCATCTTGGCCCACAGACAAATCTGAAACATACACCGCTTTATCGCTCAAAAAAGCCACCGCCTTTTGCC is a window of Gammaproteobacteria bacterium CG11_big_fil_rev_8_21_14_0_20_46_22 DNA encoding:
- a CDS encoding methionine adenosyltransferase, with amino-acid sequence MPNKFLFTSESVSEGHPDKIADQISDAVLDAILSQDPAARVACETVVKTGMALIGGEITTNAWVDLEALARKVIRDIGYTSSDVGFDADSCAVLNAIGKQSHDIAMGVDRDDDTLGAGDQGLMFGYASNETDVFMPAPITYAHRLMARQAQCRKEGLLPWLRPDAKAQLTFKYENHKPVSIDTVVLSTQHDETISQKDLIEAVQELIIKPVLPNEWLNEKTKYFINPTGRFVIGGPLGDCGLTGRKIIVDTYGGMARHGGGAFSGKDASKVDRSAAYMARYIAKQIVAAKLAERCEIQLAYAIGIAEPVSIHVETFGTSKVDYDKLIRAIRDTFKLTPRGIIETLDLLKPRFQTTASYGHFGRTEASFTWEYCDKVDALKAAL
- the pckA gene encoding phosphoenolpyruvate carboxykinase (ATP) → MPSIRTLFPHRKEQLSVDQLVQEALNNKEGVVASNFTLVTETGSRTGRSPKDRFIVKDTVTADVVNWGAVNQAIDADTFETLWQKAVAFLSDKAVYVSDLSVGQDEEHHLPVTVITELAWHTLFVNNLFIREKSEAKESWTLINAANLKTQPAVDGVNSDAAVMIEFSTRRILVCGTHYAGEMKKAMFSVLNFLLTEHDVLPMHCAANMGPDGDVALFFGLSGTGKTTLSSDPNRYLIGDDEHGWSEKGVFNFEGGCYAKCINLSAEKEPVIWAALKHGAVMENVVLNEQNDPVFDDASLTQNTRAAYPRTHIEKRVGENKGRIPKAVVFLCCDLYGVLPAVSRLTHEQAAYYFLSGYTALVGSTEVGQSEPIKPTFSTCFGEPFFPRPAQVYADLLIKRVQHAACPVYLVNTGWVGGAYGQGGERFDIPVTRAVVDAILSGDIEKAEFDHLPGFNLAIPKSLPALDSNLLDPRKNYGNISAYEENAAGLIEKFQENFKKFNVSDAVLSAQPDLVNVTV
- a CDS encoding pyrroline-5-carboxylate reductase, with translation MMTKKIGFIGAGNMANSIVGGLIDDGYPPSAIWVSNRGEQKRDNFALRFSINAATSNEALVSEVDVLVLCVKPQGMRALCEEIRPMVEKRKPLVISLAVGLTTETLNEWLGGKVGVVRAMPNTPSLLRAGATGLFASSQVSPREKTLAESLMRAVGMTIWVDDESKIDVIAALSGSGPAYVFFLMQAMQEAAEKLGLDKKAAQALTVQTVFGAAKLALESGDPPEILRQRVTSPKGTTERAIQSFSEDGLLGMVEKAMRAACDRACELSAELSKR
- the rdgB gene encoding non-canonical purine NTP pyrophosphatase, RdgB/HAM1 family gives rise to the protein MVCNAWVLASFNNGKLKEFSELLSTLPVKLRLLSDYTQEAVEETGLSFVENAILKARYAAKCSGLPALADDSGLCVDVLGGGPGIYSARYAGPGSSDKENREKLLSALEGEPQRSACFVCVLAFVRDENDPMPLLAQGVWRGEIAAQALGHHGFGYDPVFYLPALKKTSAELSPQEKAGFSHRGEAVRAFLTQYGDEIKFTPAICI
- a CDS encoding 16S rRNA (uracil(1498)-N(3))-methyltransferase — encoded protein: MRQTRLYAHDLTPENQRLVLQDKSHHYLSRVLRLTANTEVCLFNGKGFEVLAKISDIKKNETLCEILECIDRSNESPLNIHLFQALVRNEKMDWIIQKATELGVKSITPIVSEFCQVKLPKDRQEKRIAHWQEVIISACEQSERSQLPTLNGPVSFSELPFKNIKTAVMLHPRQNNRFELEKETQNDIAIFIGPEGGFSETEIHMAETFGVQFWCLGPRILRTETAGLAAISVLQSQLGDF